Part of the Eleginops maclovinus isolate JMC-PN-2008 ecotype Puerto Natales chromosome 3, JC_Emac_rtc_rv5, whole genome shotgun sequence genome is shown below.
ACTGTAAtcctccatccatcccactCTCATTCCTGACAAATAAACCACGAGGGAGACGACGGGGGAGTGGAATAAAAAGTGCAGAATCCTCGTCTATCATCAATATTCCAAAGTCCTGATATAAACAAAGCTTTCCAGTTCCCCTGGTTGGACTCCGTCACACATTTCTCAAACTCTCTTTGTGCCTGCACATATAACGATCAATCTGTCATTTCAATAACTATGCTTACAGACAGATATACTGTCCCCACTCTGTCTCcctatctatttattttttctttcacaccTCTTTTCCcactctcttctttcctttctgtccCTAGCCTGCACCTCCTCTTTGTGCTTTTCCTCAGTAACAGGTTGATCCATGGCTCTTCTCCTGACATCCGTTATTCCGGATCTTCCCGAGGAACACTGACAATCTGTGAGTGATGATGATCCTCTAGACAGGAAACCAGGAAACGCAAACCTGTCTCATTCTGCGAGATTGATGGGGCGTAGGTCCAGAGACATGTTGTAAAGACACTGATACTTACAGTTCAATACAACTTTGGGTCAGGCGTTTGTTAATTTATATCTAGATACAGTATATCTAAGTGATACACCAAGCAGTTATACTATACTGTATTTCCTAAATATCAGTTTAAAGGAGGTCTACCTCATACAGACCCTGACCTTTACAATGATGTTCTTCCTGTTAATATATTCACTAAACTGATTCCTCAGATtagatgaaaaacacacacccattTTCTGGCAGCAGGAAATAAATGGAACATCCGGTTAAATTATTTGTTGCTTTGGTCAGTCCTCTGCCCCCACGTAAGATAACATCTACAGTCTGCTATGTTACCTAATACTAATCATAGTTTTTAACCTAAGTCTCATATGCTGATCTTATACGCAgttttgcagaaaaacattttagattcaGGATAAAAAGTATATCAAATCACTACCAAATCACTCATCAAAACGAGATTCAAAATTCTGCTTTGAGATTTTGTGTTATGGGTTTATTATAATTGTTCACTGTGAATCATCAGGCACTGGTGTTGCATCACaatcacaacacaaacatttttgataatattgtttttgcatatatatagctttctgtctttgtctcccaGTTCAATCCCATGTATCACTTTTCAGTTAAATTCATCATAAGTTACAGACAAGGGTCGACTAAATCCATTTCCTTTATAGAAGACACCtaatttatgttatttttcctGTCAAAAAGATAGAGATTTATGGATGCATCGacaaaatgcagtgtttttcaacaaataatatatatttattttttcatcttctagagaaattaaatgaaaatcatTTCTAATATAATTTTTTGGCAcaggaaaaaaagttaaatctttttcctctcatttctcatgaaatgtaataatgtacTCTGCATTCAGCAGTATTTCACAATGATGACATACCATAACACCAGCTCCATTCACTAGTTAAACATGGAGAACCTCCATCACTTGTGTTTTACAGTAGTCATTTTAGTATAAGCCTTAAACATAACAGTGTTTGATGGTTTGGAAAATGCATGGACCTTCACTGTATATAAGGTATTTAAAGTATGAGCTGTGCTTTATGCATTGCGTGCCCAAAGATATCTGGTGCGTGtatatttgtgcatgtgtgcttcACAATTGGTGTCTTGTTATACTGTACATGGGCATGCATGTGTGATTCCCGGCAGAACGTAAACACATATTAAGACTTCCTGTCTGAATACCAAACTTAGGGAAGATTtagagtgagagggagggaaatgGAAAGAGTCATTGAAAGGAGAGCGAGAGACTGAGAATAATGCTCACAAGGaaaggtgaagaagaagaaagacacaTTGGAAGGAGTGAGACGAACAACAGTAGAAGAAAGATCTGAGGATGCTTGAGAAATGGATACACTGAGTAACAGCAGACAGGCTGACAAAGTGACAGAAAGGATAGGGATGCACAGATCTGAAGAAGTGTGTTGATTACTACAGGAGACTGGCATGACTCATGAATCTGTGAGAAGAGACAAACCTGACCCATTGACAAGAAAGTTGGAAATTCTTACTGAAATGCTGAACCTTCTCCAGACCaaaaagaaagcaacagacGTAAGTGGATGTTCAGAATTGATACAGGGCTGCAAAGTTGAATGAGAGTTAAGTCATCCTTACTTGATTCTGCGTCACCTGGTGGGACACTTATGGACATGAGGACATATCAGCTTCACTTGACACAGATTTAAGCTGTCCCTTGGTTGGTTGCGTGGTTTGACTGGTTAGTTGCTCCTTTTTCTTTAGAGGTAAGTGGTTTTCAGCATTGGATAAACCGTCCTCAAACagtactttgtttttaaaaagaggaaatgttgtTATCCTCACAGAAAATAACCCAACTAAAGATTAAAATGAAATTACAATACCAAAACTCATTATAAAAGGGTCATGATTAATCCCTATCACAAGTAAATTCAGTGGTTAAAAGTGTATAATTGTTTGATTATAAAGAGTTGATGTGCAagcaatacaatacaataactATATTTTACCAGAAATTGACACATTTATTAGCAGGGTTGAAAAAGTATCATATGTTTGTAATACGTCATGCAATCACAGTACATGGAAAGACCCCAGTGAAGTTTTATTGCaagtaaaataacaaatgtattttaaaatgtacagttacAGCAGCAGCTAAATGTACAGTTTTTCTGGAGAGGCTTTCTGTGAAGCTTTAATTTGATGCAGGGAAGCGTGAGATATAAATTCCACTATtccatcctgtctgtctccctttctatgtatttctgtcttccacaaaatctcacacacacacaaccggGACTCCCACGGTGCTGAAATTTATTTGGACAGTGTTATTTGCAATCTGCCCCTGGGCTCCTCTGCGCTCCCCTCAGTATCACTTTACATTCATTGCATCACCACTTTCTTTGATGTCGGAAGAGGAAGAGCAACAATGGGATAGCTGCAGTAGATTGATATTGTATGATCTGACCCAAATCAGGGACCTATACAAAACCTCCAGTAAGCTATCTATTTTAAATAGTGCGTCTGACAAAAGTTTAGCCATATCAGAATTGTATTTGGTACATGCATAcaggttttattgtttaaccCAAAGCTGATTTTGCTGGGAATTGTATTGGCCAAATTATCATTTAATATGTTTCGATACAATGCAAAAAATGTAGTCACAAAGAAACAGTAACTCCCTGCTGGCTCAAATGTTCCTTAAACTTACTGTTTTTGTGCTACTCAAGCCTTGAATCAACAACCACTCTAGTATCTCGCGAGGCTGTCCTTTTGCTAAATGCAAACAGATTTAAGATCACAGTTGTTGTTCTTTCCATTTCTTACTCTATCGACATTTTCACCATTTACAAACCTCAGTCCCacagaaaaaatgcaaacaactatctttaaataaaaagaatagaaaaaaaaaaaagaatgggtttatttcatgtttaagttAGGTTTCCTTAATCCCTTGTCTCAGTTGGGTCAACTACTAAATCTATTGTCCTTTCCTTGGTCTCCATCTCTGTTTTTGGGCCTAAATAATGTCCATTTAATGTGTCCTTCTGTGCAGTCCAATACGTTCCTCTAAATTTCTATCCATTATTCTTGGAAAGGGGAGTCTGCTCCAACCCATTTTGTTGAGAGTTAAGTTAAAGTTACGTTTTTTGCTAATGGAATTGCCTACTTTAGCTAAGTGATAGGTGTACTCTAGGACACCATGACGTCTCCCTTAGATGTAACAGAGCACTTATGACCACACATGCTTTAGATTTGGATTGTTAGGTCAGGATAAATTGGGACTAAACAATTATCTCACCAAAGACCAGCTTAAGCAACACATTATTGAACAACACTGGAATGTATTACTTGCGATTGTTATTTTTATCTGAACAGATGAAGTGAGTAGTTCAACACAATTTCCCTGAGGCTACGCTCATAACACTCGTTAGCGCTGTTAATGATGATGAACTAGCTCCGAGTACGGGGATCAGGGGATGTCACTGTGAAAACACCCATTTATTTCCTTCAGTGGTCTTAATGTTCTCTGGCTGGACTGATCTTGTTAATGCAGATGAATCACATTATTCATGCCTCACCCTCAGCTGAGCATGTTATTCTCATTAGCTTGAAAAGACTACATTTTTCATCAGTCTGATGATTGTTTTGAGCCACGAGCGTACACAACACAAACTCGAGTCACATGagcaattaaaacacatttgttatggAGGGATAGGGGAACATTCCAGCCTCCAGCCAAGTTTTGGATGACACTCACTGTGATGCTTCATGGAAAATATGGGGTTTAACCTTATGTGACCTGGCAGTTTTTAATGCGAATAGATTTCCCATGAGTTTGGCTCGATCAAGACTCTTCTGGATCTGTGTCCTTGTTGTCAACCCATACTCATAACTATGTAAAGGTTAGTGATAGTGCCCAAATCGATTTTCTAATTATATCCCATTGGGATACACTTCATGCAGCACAGTCACTGACTGCCCTCTGCTGTCTATAATATTCACTCCTGGTAAAAAACTAGCCCATATTTGCACCTTTCCCTCTTCACAACTTAAAACACCATATGTAAAGCATCATATAGCTAACCTGAATGTCTAATTTTatagtcaaataaaagcaaGATTTTGCTTGTGCACTCAAAATACCACCacactgtgaaatgtaaaaataatgatgataGTGATGATGACATGTCATGTCACATGTTGTCACTCTGACATCTGTTACAGTTTCACATCTGATATAATCTACTTTTTACTGTTCTTTACTGTAGCTTTTCTCCCAGCTTGCAGTTATTTAACAGTCCTTAAAAGGAAGGTTCATAAAGTGCCCTTTTCtccaataaatgtgtttactgaGGTTGTAAAAGTCTCAGTGCTGCACCAAATATTTGAATATGAACGTATCGTCTCTGTGATAAATGTATCCAGTTTATTCAAATACAAGCTGTTTATCTGAATTTAGGAAAAGAATGCATCTTCTTCCTCCAtaggaaataaacacaaactggCCATTTGGATCATGATTAATGCAGGAACAAGTCACTCTTTGAGGTTCAGATCTGTTTTGATCTGAGCTATTTAAAtgagatgaacacacacaggatttaTTCTTCTGTCATGATTACCATGATAAGGGTAGATGTATtattgctgtgtgtttttttaaaaggttaagATTTGTAGCAGTAAGAGTTCAAAGACTAATTGTCAAGTAAATGTTCATTATACAacaacaatgtgtgtttttgtccaaCAGTTTCTGCAACAACTCTGGATCAATATCCTCATCCTAACCATCACCTAACTACGTGCTTCATCGTCATCGCCACCAACATTATTCTCATCATCACCTTTATAATGGACTTCAACAGCACTGAGTCCTGGCTTTTGATCAATACTTCATTTCCCACACTGCCTGTAATTGGTAGTGCCAGTAACAGGAGTGGCATGGAAGTATATTTTCAAAGAAAGGCTCATTTAGACGAGGGGCTCTACAATGACTTTTACGGCCTTTGGATCGCACTGATGGTCATAAACTCTCTTATTTTCATGGTAGGCACTTTTTGGGAGCCCTCATAGTACAAGTAGATATACATCCTTATGAGTTTCAACTCATATTGACAATGCCAGTCTGCTCAAACATCCCaattctgctctcctctcccacAGGTTGGCATGGTGCTCAACATACTCGCCctttatgttttctgtttccgCACCAAGCAAAAGACCACCTCAGTGATCTACACCATCAACTTAGCGGTGACCGACCTCTTGGTGAATCTCTCTCTGCCGACTCGCATCCTGCTGTACTACAGTGGAGGGGCTTGTCTCACCTGCTCCTACCTGCACATCTTCAGCTACTTTGTCAACATGTACTGCAGCATCTTGTTTCTGACCTGCATATGTGTTGACCGGTACCTCGCCATCGTGCAGGTGGGTTTTGCCTGTAGGGTGGCGCCAGAATTGCTCTCAAGCattaatttacaaaaacctGATAACTCTGACTTAAAACCCAGGACGAAACGACAGATTTTCTTTTGTCCTTGCAGGTTGAAGCTTCCCGTCGGTGGAGGAACTCCAGTGTggccaaatgtgtgtgtgtgtcagtctggcTGTTTGCCATCGTGGTCACATATTCCTTCCTTTCCACTGCTTTCCAGCACCCGGGCTGCTGCCTCTTTAAGCTCCTGTTTCTTACCATCACTGAGTTCTTTCTACCGCTCATCATCATTATGGTCTTCACGTTGCGGATTATGTGGGCACTAGCCGACCGCCGCCTGATGCAGCAGAGCAGGTATGATCGATTCTATAtcaccaacaaacacacacactgtaaggAAGTACATAATATCATGCATTTTAACAGGTTGTGTGTACAAGTGTACAAGCTTCATATACAAGAACACAACTTAAAGTAAAAGGACCAAGATAAATTGACTGACATTTGCATCATTGGCAAATATATGGGATGTTGCAATGGTGGTTTTATCTGTCATTTCTCAGGGATAGGAGAAGGAGGGCTGTCCAGCTGCTGACTACAGTGTTGATCATCTTCACTGTCTGCTTCACACCTTTCCACATCAGCCAGGTGAGTGAGAGACAGACGTGCCACATTCTTTTAAAAGTATTATCATCATGTTTTTCTAGCCCATTATCACCCAAGTAGCCAAAAGAGAAAAGGGTCATAAGATGATTCACCATCtgagacagaaaaaacattctTTGGTAGAGCTCATAACTCGTGTCCATACTCAGGTCCTTATCTCTTACAAGTGGAATCTCTTTGTAAGTGGTCAGAAACAAAAACTCCTTATCAAGAGGAGTAGATGCAAATGTAACAACATAAGTAATCTTATGACTGGGTTCTGTTGTGTTGCAGGTGGTGGTGTACTTCCACCCTGATATGCCTCATCACCTGATAGCCTACCACTTGACTGTCACTCTCAGCAGTTTGAATAGCTGCATGGATCCTGTGGTCTACTGCTTTGTCACAAATAATTTCCAGGTGAGACCGGAGTATTTTCCCTCCTCACCTCAATGTATCCTATCATCCTTTCTCTCTGCCacctgtccatccatccatccatccatccatccatccatccatccatccttccctcTGGCCATAATTTGTCCTTCCATCCCTCTCGCAGTCACTTATTTACTCATCGATTCATTGAATAATTTACTTCTCTTTCCTCCCTTAGGCTACCATGAGAAATATCTTCCGCCGCGCTGAGCCAGAGCAGACTAGTGGCGACATCATCAGCATGCAGCACAGCTCCAAGGCATCAAGAGGGATGGCCAATGCCATCGCTAATAACATGATTAAGATGACCAAGATCCCCACTTCACTGCAGAGACAATCTGGGGAATAACCACGCACTGTTGATACCCTTTCACATGGGCTGAAGATAACTGAAAGTTTCTGACATGTCACAGTCGCCTCAGGAAAGGTGGCTGATTTTTCTTGGCTCAGAAGAGCTCAGGAACAACAGCTGATAATACtattaataatgatgataatgttAATACCAACCTTTTTATTCTTCTCAAATTAATTACAATTGACAACAGACCAATTCAGTCTGCAACTTTATCATTATCATCAAGAAACATTCCCACAACTTTAGacttgaaaacaaaaatgtcttatttCTATTATTCcttgaatataaaaaacataaaatactaaATCTAATTCATGACACAACTTATTGTATGTAATCTTAGATACTGTACTTAGATTCATTGTGTAATATTACTTACCAAAAGCCATGGAATTAGGAAATGCTGGTGTTATCGATGGATGATATAAGCTTTTTTGGACCTGATACTGTCTGGGACCTTTACACTGACAAACAGAATTGGATCAACGTGGAGGACTTCACAATATACAATTGGAGTACAATGCTAAACAGACCAAACCTGAATCTCTTTACCATGGGGAAggatatatatgtatatattttttcttttttgcctaGATTACACATTGGGAACTTCTGAAGATCCACTGCTAAACATTTTGGGGGAATGATTACCGCTTTTGTGCAGCAGAGGGCAACATTGCACTGCCTTTCAAAGACCATTATAAGACTAAGGAAAATAAAACCACTCAAAGGGCAACTGTTTGGATGACTGAAAGCAGCTACAACGTGAATGTTTGAgttgtaaacatttttgtataATTCCAAAGTTTATTATGTGCCATTAAGTTAACCACTgacattgtttttatcaaaacaaTTCACAAATGGAGAAACACTCTGTCTTTCTGTATTGATCCTCCTTTTGGAAAAACGGTTCTTTTCTAACGTAAAACATATACAATACACTTTAGTTAAGCTCTCTTTGTCTGgttctgtaaatgtaaaaccAGTTTTATTGTTCTAGCCTATTGTgtgaagaaaaaatacaaaccaaaaacaaaataataatccattGTCAAAAGTTATTATAAAACCTCTCTTCATTTgatacattgttattattatcagttTAATTCATCAGTATCGgcatcattcattttattgaatAACCTATTTATTTAGTGCAATGTAAAAACAACTAGAAGCCATAGTAAGGAACATCACAATCAATCCTGGCCCTTTTCAAAATATTAACGAAATAACATTGAGATGTAATTGTTAAATTAGTTATAACATGATATAAAAAGTAAtccattattatttaaactcGCCTGTTTAGTATCCGCCCACTGTAGGTGAGCAGCTTGGTGATGAGATTTGCGTCCTTTTTCGACCACGCCCCGCTTTGTTACTGTGGAAACCAATGAGATTGATGAGTGTAGTGAAGCAGATGGTCTCTCAGTTAGCTGGAAAAGGTTAGCCAGATTGCTAACCTAAACCAACTTTTACTGTCACGttataaaaacatgacaaacacGGACCTACTTTGACTTTACCTTGGCGGAGTATAATCTATGGTATGttacatttttctgtctttaacaTACTGGTTCTCTATGTATTAACCGGCTAACGTTAGCTGCCTAATATACGTTAATTTATTAGCCAACCTGACGTTAGCTTGCTAAGGTAGCCACAAGTCAAAGCACAGACAGAGTAAAGTGAACACTACTGTGTCCAGAGTAAGGTGTGTATCTATTGCCATGTGACACGCGTAAGTAACTGATCATTCCCAGTTAATAACTACATAGACTGTAGTGGTCTACGCAGTTAACAAACATAGAAGGGTCGGTATGTGGCTCAGAACTGCTTCCCGAGCTAGACATGTTTTAACTGGTTCAAAAAGCCCCGTAGACCAACCCCTATCATACAcccctttgaaaaaaacacgCATTTCAACTGTAGGGGAGAGAGAGGCTTGTGCAGACTAGTCACTACACACCGGAGAAGGTTACTCAGTCACTGAATTACTCTCAACAGAACATTTCTCAAGACTGCCTCTCGTCTGTGGGAGGGCTCAGTTTATTTTGTTCAAACATTAACTTCTACCTTAACTGTGACTGACTGAAATTGGTTGTGTTAGAACGAAGAGTGTGTGGTTAAACTGTATCCCCCACGTCTACTGGTTTTAACGGTTTACAATTACGGTTCAGCTATGGTATTGTAACAAGGGTTTATTTCATAATGTGGCATTTGTTCATGCCTCTGATGTCTTTATACCCTGTTAGTGTTGTGGTCTAAAGGTAGTGTTCAAAGGTATTTCAATGACTTTATCACACTCAAGAAAATGCATGGATGAACAGCTTTATAGTGATCTGAAATAGTTAAATTGTTGCAAAATGTGTAATAGCCTTCTAGTGCTTGGACCTTGACCCtgcataataaaatataatctcTGTTAGTCTTATCTGTCATTGTCTGTAGAGAATGCATTTAAATTCAGATAATAAGTTAGGAGTTTTAATATTTAAGAGCTTTAGCTTACTATCTAACCgctgtctgtttttctgcaggttgCTGTGTCACTCAGTAGGTCTTTGCCAAGAAGTTTCCACATACTTTGAATCCAGACCTGCCAGGAAGTACTTTCActtccacacacagacaggcttCTGCCGAGCCCCTCTCTCACAGTCCAAGTACAACATGCACTCAatctccaacacacactgaacagcCACAGCAATCACAAACCTAAACTAACCCGTCTAAGCGTGGGATACATACACAGCaactgaaacaaacaacacacatatAGCCATCCCCCCTTCTGCTACCTCTTCTGCTTTTTTCCGTGCTCCTCCCCTCTAAATATCTCCGGAGCAATGCAGAACGTCTCTGCTCTTCCTGAATTATGAGTCATGCAAGCCACAATGAGGACCTCAATCGCTCTCCCACTGAGCTCCTGAGCCGTGCAACTGCTCACATCTCAGCTTGATGGCCAAGGGATAAAATGTATGGAACATTTTTTTGGACCCAGTCTCATTTTAATTATGATTCCTGCCTACTCCTCAATTATTTGCAATTCATTGGCTATCAATCCAGAAGGTGCTGACCAGCTGACATgctatttgaataatatttctGGATATCTCTGCTGTGAATGATCAAGATGAAACAAATGGACAATGCtgattgtatttacatttaataacatTGAACAGTTCTGCTCCAAATAttgaaatacttatttttacaCTGATATATATCAACCATTCAACAAAGTAAACCCATTACCAGACTGTAATGggagggagagcagaggagagggaggcatATGTCCTTCCAGAGTGGAGGAAACCCcaggaagaagcagaagagAGTGACAGCGAGAAGGATGTGGAGGTGGTGGGCAGAGTTATGCACATCCCTCTGCACCGCTGGGTGATGCACGGAGCTGTGATGTTCGGACGTGAATTCTGCTACGCGATGGAAACGGCCCTGGTTACGCCAGTGCTGCTGCAGATAGGTAAGGAGATGCTTGCTGTCATATGAAGACAGACACACTGTTGTTCCTCGTTAAACAAGTGTTCTAGTAATGCCACTTTGTCATTCCTATCTACACATGCAAATTCAATGAAACTTACCGCACTGGAATTTTCACtttcttaaatgtattgcaCTATTCTATGCTCCCTGTTTGAATGGTATATGCTTAATGCCACAGAGAAGCACACATACCTGTCTAAATACACGTGAATATATTGAGTAAACATACCTGTCTAAATACACGTTCCTCAGTTTATTCCGAGGGTATTTGAACCCACCCCCCACACAAGTTACACAGAGTATCAGTGAAGCCGTACATTGTTTTACGCTGGTTTACACTAGATGTAATGTGTCACAGGCTCTGTTTGCCTTTTAGGTATATCAGGGATATGTCTGTGGCAGTGCTCCCCTGGTTAGTGTCAGGAAAGTGGCAGACCCACTTTGACTGTTTGCCCAGAGTCAGCTGAGAGCATGTTGTATGTAATATATAAGTATGATTGGGTTTTTGTTTAAACTTACTACAGCGATCTAAAAGTTTACATTCCCGCTGTACCAATAGTCAGGTGACCGCACCAACACTGTAGAATTTGACTGTTGTTTCGCTGCCAGACGTGATCTATTGATTTCCCAGACTGCACCACTGTGTCCTATAACTTGTCTGCCCAACAGTAGCCCACCGGGGGCTATGCAGTTAGATGTAGATGAGGTTTGCCAACATAGCAGAAATTGAACAAAGGTATTTTACCCTGGCTAGGTATGACAAGAATGTCTAACGAAG
Proteins encoded:
- the gpr20 gene encoding G-protein coupled receptor 20, translating into MVINSLIFMVGMVLNILALYVFCFRTKQKTTSVIYTINLAVTDLLVNLSLPTRILLYYSGGACLTCSYLHIFSYFVNMYCSILFLTCICVDRYLAIVQVEASRRWRNSSVAKCVCVSVWLFAIVVTYSFLSTAFQHPGCCLFKLLFLTITEFFLPLIIIMVFTLRIMWALADRRLMQQSRDRRRRAVQLLTTVLIIFTVCFTPFHISQVVVYFHPDMPHHLIAYHLTVTLSSLNSCMDPVVYCFVTNNFQATMRNIFRRAEPEQTSGDIISMQHSSKASRGMANAIANNMIKMTKIPTSLQRQSGE